The following proteins come from a genomic window of Triticum aestivum cultivar Chinese Spring chromosome 6A, IWGSC CS RefSeq v2.1, whole genome shotgun sequence:
- the LOC123131584 gene encoding WAT1-related protein At3g30340 isoform X2 — MLYEWKPVMGMLAFDLISAVMTALVKKALEQGLNRLVLVTLRQLVATIFLAPIAFFKERNTRPKLTLEILVYLFFSAVFGAALSQYTFFYGLQYTTATFAITFINLSPVLTFLIAVVMRMEPLKLKSMAGAAKITGTLTSLAGLLLLSLYKGVPLTHQAATSAPSPAAHHAAPSDSSGNRSWMLGTIALLFNCLCFSFWLLLQTKLTKKYPVIYSNTAIMFFISTLQGGAVTLAMERHVSLWMLTSKLEIVTVLYAGIVGSGAGYLIMTWCVEKKGPVFTAAFIPMMQIMVAIIDFFFLHEQIYLGSVLGSVLMILGLYLLLWGKKRDEASVSCTTTTDKQVDEPADDKP; from the exons ATGCTCTAT GAGTGGAAGCCGGTGATGGGAATGCTGGCCTTCGACCTCATCTCTGCTGTGATGACGGCGCTGGTGAAGAAGGCTCTGGAGCAAGGGCTGAACCGCCTGGTCCTCGTCACCCTCCGGCAGCTGGTCGCCACCATCTTCCTTGCTCCAATAGCCTTTTTCAAAGAACG GAACACGAGGCCCAAGCTCACATTGGAGATCCTGGTGTACCTCTTCTTCAGCGCCGTGTTTGGCGCGGCGCTCTCGCAGTACACCTTCTTCTATGGCCTGCAGTACACCACCGCCACCTTTGCTATAACCTTCATCAACCTCTCTCCTGTGCTCACCTTCCTCATCGCCGTCGTGATGAGGATGGAGCCGCTGAAGTTGAAGAGCATGGCGGGAGCTGCGAAGATCACCGGAACGCTCACGTCGCTGGCCGGCTTGCTGCTGCTGAGTCTCTACAAGGGTGTGCCGCTGACGCACCAGGCCGCCACTTCTGCACCTAGCCCAGCTGCTCACCATGCAGCACCCTCTGACAGCAGTGGCAACAGGAGCTGGATGCTGGGCACCATCGCGTTGCTGTTCAACTGCCTGTGCTTCTCCTTCTGGCTGCTACTGCAGACAAAGCTGACCAAGAAGTACCCGGTCATCTACTCGAATACTGCCATCATGTTCTTCATCAGCACTCTGCAGGGCGGGGCGGTCACCTTGGCGATGGAGAGACACGTGTCGCTCTGGATGCTGACCAGCAAGCTGGAGATCGTTACCGTCTTGTATGCA GGGATAGTCGGATCTGGAGCCGGGTACCTGATAATGACGTGGTGCGTGGAGAAGAAGGGCCCGGTCTTCACCGCAGCCTTCATCCCCATGATGCAGATTATGGTAGCCATCATTGATTTCTTCTTCCTCCATGAACAAATCTACCTTGGAAG CGTGCTAGGATCTGTACTGATGATACTGGGGCTCTATCTTTTGCTGTGGGGAAAGAAGAGGGATGAAGCATCTGTATCTTGTACCACTACCACTGACAAGCAAGTCGACGAACCAGCTGACGACAAGCCGTGA
- the LOC123131584 gene encoding WAT1-related protein At3g30340 isoform X3, with protein sequence MGMLAFDLISAVMTALVKKALEQGLNRLVLVTLRQLVATIFLAPIAFFKERNTRPKLTLEILVYLFFSAVFGAALSQYTFFYGLQYTTATFAITFINLSPVLTFLIAVVMRMEPLKLKSMAGAAKITGTLTSLAGLLLLSLYKGVPLTHQAATSAPSPAAHHAAPSDSSGNRSWMLGTIALLFNCLCFSFWLLLQTKLTKKYPVIYSNTAIMFFISTLQGGAVTLAMERHVSLWMLTSKLEIVTVLYAGIVGSGAGYLIMTWCVEKKGPVFTAAFIPMMQIMVAIIDFFFLHEQIYLGSVLGSVLMILGLYLLLWGKKRDEASVSCTTTTDKQVDEPADDKP encoded by the exons ATGGGAATGCTGGCCTTCGACCTCATCTCTGCTGTGATGACGGCGCTGGTGAAGAAGGCTCTGGAGCAAGGGCTGAACCGCCTGGTCCTCGTCACCCTCCGGCAGCTGGTCGCCACCATCTTCCTTGCTCCAATAGCCTTTTTCAAAGAACG GAACACGAGGCCCAAGCTCACATTGGAGATCCTGGTGTACCTCTTCTTCAGCGCCGTGTTTGGCGCGGCGCTCTCGCAGTACACCTTCTTCTATGGCCTGCAGTACACCACCGCCACCTTTGCTATAACCTTCATCAACCTCTCTCCTGTGCTCACCTTCCTCATCGCCGTCGTGATGAGGATGGAGCCGCTGAAGTTGAAGAGCATGGCGGGAGCTGCGAAGATCACCGGAACGCTCACGTCGCTGGCCGGCTTGCTGCTGCTGAGTCTCTACAAGGGTGTGCCGCTGACGCACCAGGCCGCCACTTCTGCACCTAGCCCAGCTGCTCACCATGCAGCACCCTCTGACAGCAGTGGCAACAGGAGCTGGATGCTGGGCACCATCGCGTTGCTGTTCAACTGCCTGTGCTTCTCCTTCTGGCTGCTACTGCAGACAAAGCTGACCAAGAAGTACCCGGTCATCTACTCGAATACTGCCATCATGTTCTTCATCAGCACTCTGCAGGGCGGGGCGGTCACCTTGGCGATGGAGAGACACGTGTCGCTCTGGATGCTGACCAGCAAGCTGGAGATCGTTACCGTCTTGTATGCA GGGATAGTCGGATCTGGAGCCGGGTACCTGATAATGACGTGGTGCGTGGAGAAGAAGGGCCCGGTCTTCACCGCAGCCTTCATCCCCATGATGCAGATTATGGTAGCCATCATTGATTTCTTCTTCCTCCATGAACAAATCTACCTTGGAAG CGTGCTAGGATCTGTACTGATGATACTGGGGCTCTATCTTTTGCTGTGGGGAAAGAAGAGGGATGAAGCATCTGTATCTTGTACCACTACCACTGACAAGCAAGTCGACGAACCAGCTGACGACAAGCCGTGA